The Gordonia crocea genomic sequence CACGGTCCCGGCGTGAGCGTCCTCCTCGTCGCCCACGGCAGCCGGGACCCCCGGTTCGCCCTGACGCTCACGCGTATCCGCGACGAGGTCCGCACCACGCTCCCGGCCGAGCGGATCGAACTGGCCTATCTGGATCTCGACGAGCCCCTCGTGGCCACTGTCCTGGACTGGCTCGCGCCGGCGGGCGACCCGATCCGGGTGGTGCCGCTGCTGCTCGGCGACGGCTATCACAGCCGGTTCGACCTGCCCGTGCTGCTCGACGCCGCACGGCGGCGCTGGCCGACTCTCACCCTGGTGCAGACCCCCGTTCTCGGGAAGGCCGATCTGAGCCCGGCTCTGGTCGACCGCGCCCGGGCCGCCGGCCTGCGCGCCGGCGACGGCATCGTCATGTACGCCGTCGGCTCCTCCGACGAACGTTCCGACGACGCGGCCCGACGCCGGGGCGCCGAGGTCGCGCGGTTGACCGGCAACCCGGTCGAGGTGGTGTTCGCGACGAAACTCGGCCGACAGGCCTCGGTCCTGCGCGGCGCCGTCGGGCGTCTGCGTGCCGGCGGCGCGAAGCGGATCGTCGGGTTGCCCTACTTCCTGTCCCCGGGCCTGCTGGCCGAGCGTGTCGAGGCACTGCTGGACGAACTCGCCCCGGGTGATCCGATCGCCGGGGCCCTCGGCCCGCACGGACTCGTCGTCGAGGCCATCGCCGGTCTCGTTCCTCCCGCACCGATTCACATCTCCCGACGTAATCCCGTCGGGAAATGCGAATTCGATCGGGAGGAAGCCGACTCGGTCCCCCGCCGCTAGCCCTGGATCCGGGCGCGACCCTCGCCCCACTCGACGTCGCGCAGCTCGTTCTTGCGGATCTTGCCGGTGGAGGTCTTCGGCAGTTCGTCGACGAAGGCGACGTCGCGCGGCGCCTTGTAGGAGGCGATCTTCGACTTCACGTGCGCGATGATCTCGGCATCGGTCGCCTCTTGTCCCGGCTTGAGCACGACGATGGCCTTGGGGCGCTCGCCCCACTTGTCGTCGGGCACCCCGATCACCGCGACGTCGAGCACCGCCGGATGGCTGACCACCGCCTGCTCGACCTCGATCGTCGAGAT encodes the following:
- a CDS encoding sirohydrochlorin chelatase → MSVLLVAHGSRDPRFALTLTRIRDEVRTTLPAERIELAYLDLDEPLVATVLDWLAPAGDPIRVVPLLLGDGYHSRFDLPVLLDAARRRWPTLTLVQTPVLGKADLSPALVDRARAAGLRAGDGIVMYAVGSSDERSDDAARRRGAEVARLTGNPVEVVFATKLGRQASVLRGAVGRLRAGGAKRIVGLPYFLSPGLLAERVEALLDELAPGDPIAGALGPHGLVVEAIAGLVPPAPIHISRRNPVGKCEFDREEADSVPRR